A window of Ruania suaedae contains these coding sequences:
- a CDS encoding ROK family protein, which produces MHESPATLAVDCGGGGIKASVLDAAGTMHAQPVRTATPYPLPPQRLLQVIADLADQLPPAGRVTVGMPGMIRHGVVIATPHYVTRAGPRTRQLPELVQAWAGFDMRAAVSDRLGLPAIVLNDAEVHGAGVIAGAGLELMLTFGTGLGNALFDGGTLAPHQELSQGPVRWGLSYDEYVGEHERLRLGDAMWSRRIRRVVEVLRPVYLWDRLYIGGGNSRRLAPAVLDRLDDDVVVVPNSAGIIGGVRVWSLRT; this is translated from the coding sequence GTGCACGAGTCTCCCGCCACCCTCGCCGTCGACTGCGGCGGTGGTGGCATCAAGGCCTCGGTCCTGGACGCCGCGGGCACCATGCACGCCCAGCCCGTCCGGACCGCGACGCCCTACCCGCTCCCGCCGCAGCGGCTGCTGCAGGTGATCGCGGACCTCGCCGATCAGCTGCCCCCGGCGGGCCGCGTGACCGTCGGGATGCCCGGGATGATCCGGCACGGGGTGGTGATCGCGACCCCGCACTACGTCACGCGGGCGGGCCCGCGCACACGCCAACTGCCGGAACTGGTCCAGGCGTGGGCGGGCTTCGACATGCGGGCCGCCGTCTCCGACCGCCTCGGGCTACCCGCCATCGTGCTCAACGACGCCGAGGTCCACGGCGCGGGCGTCATCGCCGGTGCGGGCCTGGAGCTGATGCTCACCTTCGGCACCGGCCTGGGCAACGCCCTCTTCGACGGCGGCACCCTCGCCCCGCACCAGGAACTCTCCCAGGGTCCGGTGCGCTGGGGCCTGAGCTACGACGAATACGTCGGTGAGCACGAGCGCCTCCGGCTCGGCGATGCCATGTGGTCACGACGCATCCGCCGGGTGGTGGAGGTGCTGCGCCCGGTCTACCTCTGGGACCGGCTCTACATCGGGGGCGGCAACTCGCGTCGTCTCGCGCCCGCGGTGCTGGACCGGCTCGACGACGACGTCGTGGTCGTGCCCAACAGTGCCGGCATCATCGGCGGCGTGCGGGTCTGGTCCCTGCGGACCTGA
- the truA gene encoding tRNA pseudouridine(38-40) synthase TruA: MPVPTDPAAPADRDAVPPGLVRVRLDLAYDGTGFSGWAAQPGRRTVEGELSAGLARVLRLDRVRVTVAGRTDAGVHARGQVAHVDVPLDAWLAAPGRSERTPAQALTRRLGAVLPEDVHVSAAAEAPLGFDARFSATWRRYTYRIADSGEARDPLTRTWVTWHRRPLDVAAMDLAAQLLLGEHDFAAYCKPRPGATTIRTLTELRWVRDDDGLVVAHVRADAFCHSMVRALVGAGLAVGEGRRPVDWPAQVLRSGQRNPAAGVAPARGLVLEEVGYPPPTQLATRARTARAVRSLPASPPT; this comes from the coding sequence GTGCCCGTGCCCACCGATCCTGCCGCGCCTGCCGACCGTGATGCGGTACCCCCGGGCCTGGTCCGGGTGCGGCTCGACCTCGCCTACGACGGCACGGGGTTCTCCGGGTGGGCGGCCCAGCCCGGACGGCGCACCGTCGAGGGTGAGCTGAGCGCCGGCCTGGCTCGCGTCCTGCGGCTGGACCGGGTCCGCGTGACGGTGGCGGGCCGCACCGACGCGGGCGTGCACGCCCGCGGCCAGGTCGCCCATGTGGATGTGCCCCTCGACGCCTGGCTCGCGGCGCCCGGACGTAGCGAGCGCACGCCGGCACAGGCGCTGACACGACGCCTGGGCGCGGTGCTGCCGGAGGACGTGCACGTGAGCGCGGCCGCGGAGGCGCCCCTCGGCTTCGATGCCCGCTTCTCCGCGACCTGGCGTCGTTACACCTACCGCATCGCCGACTCCGGGGAGGCGCGTGACCCGTTGACGCGGACGTGGGTGACCTGGCACCGGCGCCCGCTCGACGTCGCCGCGATGGACCTCGCCGCCCAGTTGCTGCTCGGTGAGCACGACTTCGCGGCCTACTGCAAGCCGCGCCCCGGTGCCACGACCATCCGGACGCTGACCGAGCTGCGGTGGGTCCGTGATGATGACGGGCTCGTGGTCGCGCACGTACGCGCCGACGCGTTCTGCCACTCGATGGTGCGTGCCCTGGTCGGAGCCGGCCTGGCGGTGGGCGAGGGCCGCCGCCCTGTGGACTGGCCGGCGCAGGTGCTGCGTTCGGGGCAGCGGAACCCGGCGGCAGGGGTGGCTCCAGCGCGCGGACTCGTGCTCGAGGAGGTCGGCTACCCTCCGCCGACCCAGCTGGCGACGCGTGCCCGGACGGCGCGTGCAGTCCGGTCCCTGCCGGCGTCGCCGCCGACGTGA
- a CDS encoding DedA family protein codes for MAASPWVLLVLLVCCIVDGFFPPIPSESVVIALTSLSISHEAPSLWLIGLVAAAGAFVGDNIAYLIGTKLPIHRFRIFRTRRGAKTLAWAEHALARRGAVFILAARYVPIGRVAVNMTAGAVGYPYRRFVPIAGVAAVMWAGYSIALGAGAGAALHANPILGVVAGVALGVVLGFAVDGVVRLVLRRRGVDPVAQVLEYEQKKESGDTGALHSRP; via the coding sequence ATGGCGGCGTCGCCGTGGGTCCTGCTCGTCCTGCTGGTCTGCTGCATCGTGGACGGCTTCTTCCCGCCCATCCCGAGCGAGTCGGTGGTCATTGCGCTCACGAGTCTGTCGATCTCGCACGAGGCGCCGAGCCTGTGGCTGATCGGGCTGGTCGCGGCCGCTGGTGCCTTCGTAGGGGACAACATCGCCTACCTGATCGGGACCAAACTCCCGATCCACCGGTTCCGGATCTTCCGGACCAGGCGCGGTGCGAAGACCCTGGCCTGGGCCGAGCATGCCCTCGCTCGGCGCGGCGCCGTCTTCATCCTGGCGGCGCGCTATGTGCCGATCGGACGAGTGGCAGTCAACATGACGGCCGGTGCGGTGGGCTACCCCTATCGCCGCTTCGTGCCGATTGCGGGTGTGGCGGCCGTGATGTGGGCGGGCTATTCGATCGCTCTGGGCGCCGGTGCCGGGGCGGCGCTGCACGCGAACCCGATCCTCGGGGTCGTCGCCGGGGTGGCGCTCGGTGTGGTGCTGGGATTCGCCGTCGACGGCGTGGTCCGGCTGGTGCTGCGCCGTCGGGGAGTCGACCCGGTGGCCCAGGTGCTGGAGTACGAGCAGAAGAAGGAGTCGGGGGACACCGGAGCGCTGCACTCCCGGCCCTGA
- a CDS encoding ABC transporter ATP-binding protein, translating into MAAGADEEADPILLRAQARAQRKSLGRLSVLLRRSVRLVWASSPRLFLGLLVLQVAAAVALAGQVLVVQAVLTAVLALEQESGLTPALWIPVAGLAGLTAATAIIGAVQGHMQRMLGELVARAMWDQVLGVATGVDLASFESPGFFNRLQRVQSNALSRPYQVTQGLIAMGGALAASVGVGAALATISPLLLPLLVIGGLPVLLASRRESRLEFDFSVRQTPSLRMRQYLTLLQTGRDEAKEVRAFGLTNWLHTRFAAVYDGYLEHLGQHLRRRARLSILGNLASAVVLVLTLGVLVWMIVRGQVDVAGAGAAIVAIRVLATQVQTLFAGVQRIFESGLFLDDLQGFLQLARPASEAAPRPPAPAAFAVVQADRVRFTYPGSQEPAVREASVELRAGEVVAIVGENGSGKTTLAKLVAGLYEPDDGAIRWDGTDIRTWSPASVHSRIAVIFQDFVRYALSAEDNVAAGDVSGPAHEGKVRAAAGAAGAAEAIEALPQGYRTPLSRLFAGGHDLSGGQWQRVAIARGYYRDAPLVILDEPSAALDPRAEAQLFANLRSTLEGRTAMFISHRFSTVRTADRIYVMAAGSVVEHGTHEELMRAEGHYAELFRIQAAAYLPTEPPGG; encoded by the coding sequence ATGGCGGCTGGCGCGGACGAGGAGGCAGATCCGATCCTGCTGCGCGCGCAGGCCCGGGCCCAGCGCAAGTCGCTCGGTCGACTGTCGGTGCTGCTGCGCCGGAGTGTGCGGCTGGTCTGGGCCTCCAGCCCCCGCCTGTTCCTCGGGCTGCTGGTGCTCCAGGTGGCCGCTGCGGTGGCGCTGGCCGGCCAGGTGCTGGTGGTGCAGGCGGTGCTCACCGCCGTCCTCGCCCTGGAGCAGGAGTCGGGTCTCACGCCCGCCCTGTGGATCCCCGTGGCCGGCCTGGCCGGTCTCACGGCCGCAACGGCCATCATCGGTGCCGTGCAGGGCCACATGCAGCGGATGCTGGGGGAACTGGTCGCGCGGGCGATGTGGGACCAGGTGCTCGGCGTCGCCACCGGGGTGGATCTGGCGAGCTTCGAGTCGCCGGGCTTCTTCAACCGGCTGCAGCGGGTGCAGTCGAACGCCCTCTCCCGTCCCTATCAGGTCACCCAGGGGCTGATCGCCATGGGAGGCGCTCTCGCCGCCAGCGTCGGCGTCGGTGCGGCGCTCGCGACGATCAGCCCGCTGCTCCTGCCCTTGCTGGTGATCGGCGGCCTGCCCGTGCTGCTGGCCAGCCGGCGCGAGAGCAGGCTGGAGTTCGACTTCTCGGTGCGGCAGACACCGTCGTTGCGGATGCGTCAGTACCTCACGCTGCTGCAGACCGGCCGGGACGAGGCCAAGGAGGTGCGGGCGTTCGGGCTCACGAACTGGCTGCACACGCGTTTCGCGGCGGTCTACGACGGGTACCTCGAGCACCTCGGCCAGCACCTGCGCCGCCGCGCGAGGCTGTCGATCCTGGGCAACCTGGCCAGTGCGGTGGTGCTGGTGCTCACGCTCGGCGTCCTCGTCTGGATGATCGTCCGGGGGCAGGTCGACGTCGCCGGCGCCGGCGCCGCGATCGTCGCGATCCGCGTGCTGGCCACTCAGGTGCAGACGCTGTTCGCGGGTGTCCAGCGCATCTTCGAGTCCGGTCTCTTCCTCGACGACCTGCAGGGGTTCCTGCAGCTCGCCCGGCCTGCGAGCGAGGCGGCACCCCGGCCCCCGGCTCCCGCGGCTTTCGCCGTCGTCCAGGCCGACCGCGTGAGGTTCACCTACCCGGGCTCGCAGGAGCCGGCGGTACGCGAGGCCTCGGTGGAGCTGCGCGCCGGTGAGGTGGTGGCCATCGTCGGCGAGAACGGCTCCGGCAAGACGACGCTGGCGAAGCTCGTCGCCGGACTGTACGAACCGGACGACGGCGCGATCCGGTGGGACGGGACCGACATCCGCACCTGGTCGCCGGCCAGCGTGCACAGCAGGATCGCGGTGATCTTCCAGGATTTCGTCCGCTACGCCCTCAGTGCCGAGGACAACGTCGCGGCCGGCGACGTGTCCGGTCCTGCGCACGAGGGGAAGGTGCGCGCGGCTGCAGGAGCCGCCGGTGCGGCCGAGGCGATCGAAGCGTTGCCGCAGGGTTATCGGACGCCGTTGTCGCGACTGTTCGCCGGGGGCCATGACCTCTCCGGCGGCCAGTGGCAACGGGTCGCCATCGCCCGCGGGTACTACCGGGACGCACCGCTGGTGATCCTCGACGAACCCTCCGCCGCTCTCGACCCCCGCGCCGAGGCCCAGCTCTTCGCCAACCTGCGCAGCACGCTCGAGGGCCGGACCGCGATGTTCATCTCCCACCGGTTCTCCACCGTGCGCACCGCCGACCGGATCTACGTGATGGCGGCGGGATCAGTGGTCGAGCACGGCACGCACGAGGAGCTGATGAGGGCCGAGGGTCACTACGCCGAGCTGTTCCGGATCCAGGCAGCCGCCTACCTCCCCACCGAGCCCCCGGGCGGATGA
- the rpsI gene encoding 30S ribosomal protein S9 → MSQTTAETQEFEGDAPSSYTSESTAPTTGGGSSLTAPGQALGRRKEAVARVRLVPGTGTWKVNGRTLEDYFPNKLHQQLVNSPFTLLDLEGRFDVVARIDGGGPSGQAGALRLAIARALNGIDEDSNRASLKRAGFLTRDARVTERKKAGLKKARKAPQYSKR, encoded by the coding sequence GTGTCCCAGACGACCGCCGAGACCCAGGAGTTCGAGGGCGACGCCCCGAGCTCGTACACCTCTGAGAGCACCGCCCCGACCACCGGTGGTGGCAGCTCGCTGACCGCACCCGGCCAGGCACTCGGCCGCCGCAAGGAAGCCGTCGCCCGTGTCCGCCTCGTGCCGGGCACCGGAACCTGGAAGGTCAACGGGCGCACGCTCGAGGACTACTTCCCGAACAAGTTGCACCAGCAGCTCGTGAACTCCCCGTTCACGCTGCTCGACCTCGAGGGGCGCTTCGACGTCGTGGCGCGTATCGACGGCGGTGGCCCCTCCGGCCAGGCCGGCGCGCTGCGCCTGGCGATCGCCCGGGCGCTGAACGGGATCGACGAGGACTCCAACCGCGCTTCCCTCAAGCGCGCCGGCTTCCTCACCCGCGACGCACGCGTGACCGAGCGCAAGAAGGCCGGTCTCAAGAAGGCTCGTAAGGCTCCGCAGTACTCCAAGCGCTGA
- the rplM gene encoding 50S ribosomal protein L13 has translation MRTYTPKPGDTERSWYVIDATDVVLGRLASHAAALLRGKHKPTFAPHVDGGDFVVVVNADKIALTGAKRDKKIAYRHSGYPGGLKATNYAELLEKNPERAVEKAIRGMIPKTRLGRAQLRKLKVYRGAEHPHGAQQPKTFEITQVAQ, from the coding sequence GTGCGTACGTACACCCCCAAGCCCGGCGACACCGAGCGCTCCTGGTACGTCATCGACGCTACCGACGTGGTGCTCGGGCGACTGGCGAGCCACGCTGCCGCACTGCTGCGCGGCAAGCACAAGCCCACCTTCGCGCCGCACGTGGACGGCGGTGACTTCGTCGTCGTCGTGAACGCCGACAAGATCGCGCTCACGGGTGCGAAGCGGGACAAGAAGATCGCCTACCGCCACTCGGGCTACCCGGGCGGGCTCAAGGCGACCAACTACGCCGAGCTCCTCGAGAAGAACCCCGAGCGGGCTGTGGAGAAGGCGATCCGGGGCATGATCCCCAAGACGCGCCTGGGCCGTGCCCAGCTGCGCAAGCTCAAGGTCTACCGCGGGGCCGAGCACCCGCACGGTGCGCAGCAGCCGAAGACCTTCGAGATCACCCAGGTCGCGCAGTAA
- the glmM gene encoding phosphoglucosamine mutase: MARLFGTDGVRGLANREVTALLALQLGATAAHVVTERRQGHRPRAIVGRDPRISGQFLSSAVIAGLASAGVDVEDLGVLPTPAVAHLTHADQVDLAVMISASHNAMPDNGIKFFARGGRKLPDEVEDEIQARLHEEWDLPTGADVGRVTTDHGSARETYIEHLLGSIDADLTGLRIAVDCANGAASVVGPEALRAAGADVVVINASPDGRNINEKCGSTHPEQLQAVTVASEADFGVAFDGDADRCLAVDHTGAIVDGDQIMGILAVAMNEAGTLPSSTLVVTVMSNLGLLLAMREAGIAVEQTAVGDRYVLERMHAGGYGLGGEQSGHIILAEHATTGDGVLSSLHLAARVAQTGRPLADLAGVMTRLPQVLQNVPGVDKARVREDLVVNQAVEAAEERLGEHGRVLLRSSGTEPLVRVMVEAATLEQAEQEAGMLSDVVRDRLGLD; the protein is encoded by the coding sequence GTGGCTCGACTGTTCGGGACCGATGGGGTCCGAGGACTCGCCAACCGCGAGGTGACGGCGCTACTGGCGCTGCAGCTGGGGGCCACGGCAGCCCATGTGGTCACCGAGCGCCGCCAGGGCCATCGCCCCCGGGCGATCGTGGGGAGGGACCCGCGCATCTCCGGGCAGTTCCTCTCCTCCGCGGTCATCGCCGGGCTGGCGAGCGCCGGGGTCGACGTCGAGGATCTCGGCGTCCTGCCGACTCCGGCGGTGGCTCATCTGACCCACGCCGATCAGGTCGATCTCGCCGTCATGATCTCGGCCTCGCACAACGCGATGCCCGACAACGGGATCAAGTTCTTCGCGCGTGGGGGGCGTAAGCTCCCCGATGAGGTCGAGGATGAGATCCAGGCCCGCCTGCACGAGGAGTGGGACCTGCCCACCGGGGCCGACGTCGGCCGCGTCACCACCGATCACGGGTCGGCCCGTGAGACCTATATCGAACACCTGCTGGGCAGCATCGACGCCGACCTCACCGGGCTGCGGATCGCCGTGGACTGCGCGAACGGAGCCGCCAGCGTGGTGGGCCCGGAAGCATTACGCGCGGCGGGCGCCGATGTGGTGGTCATCAACGCCTCGCCCGATGGTCGCAACATCAACGAGAAGTGCGGATCGACGCACCCCGAGCAGCTGCAGGCGGTCACGGTCGCCTCCGAGGCGGACTTCGGGGTGGCCTTCGACGGTGACGCCGACCGGTGCCTGGCTGTCGACCACACCGGGGCGATCGTCGACGGTGATCAGATCATGGGCATCCTCGCCGTCGCCATGAACGAGGCCGGCACTCTCCCCTCGAGCACGCTCGTGGTGACCGTCATGAGCAATCTCGGTCTGCTCCTTGCCATGCGTGAGGCGGGCATCGCGGTCGAGCAGACCGCTGTCGGGGACCGGTACGTCCTCGAACGGATGCATGCCGGCGGATACGGGCTCGGGGGGGAGCAGTCGGGCCACATCATCCTGGCCGAGCACGCCACGACCGGCGACGGCGTCCTGTCCTCCCTCCATCTGGCTGCGCGGGTGGCCCAGACCGGTCGGCCGCTGGCGGACCTGGCCGGGGTGATGACCCGTTTGCCGCAGGTCCTCCAGAACGTTCCCGGGGTGGACAAGGCGAGGGTGCGCGAGGACCTGGTGGTCAATCAGGCCGTTGAGGCTGCGGAAGAACGACTGGGCGAGCACGGGCGGGTCCTGCTGCGGTCCTCGGGCACCGAGCCGCTGGTGCGGGTCATGGTCGAAGCGGCGACCCTCGAGCAGGCCGAGCAGGAGGCCGGGATGTTGAGTGACGTGGTCCGTGACCGGCTCGGACTCGACTGA
- a CDS encoding PQQ-dependent sugar dehydrogenase, whose translation MAETIATGLEAPWDLAFLPDGAALVTLRDSAHVVRIDDDGATRLDAGGPDGSVPEVQHENEDGLLGLALGPDDGVYLYFTTASDNRVVRFDLDGDALTDPQVILDGIPSDPNHNGGRLAFGPDGYLYVTTGDARQVDLPQDTDSLAGKILRVTTTGEPAPGNPFGNEVWSYGHRNVQGLGWTSDGRMYASEFGTSEFDELNLIEPGGNYGWPHIEGWADEAGYIDPVVTWPTEEASPSGIAVTDTGVWLAGLRGQRLWHVPLGPDGETGEPQAFLDVGRLRTVVTAPDGGLWVLTSNTDGRGEAGPDDDRILRLELS comes from the coding sequence GTGGCGGAGACCATCGCGACCGGGCTGGAGGCACCCTGGGACCTCGCGTTCCTGCCCGACGGCGCCGCGCTCGTGACCCTGCGCGACAGCGCACACGTGGTCCGTATCGACGACGACGGTGCCACGCGCCTCGACGCCGGCGGCCCGGACGGAAGCGTCCCGGAGGTCCAGCACGAGAACGAGGACGGCCTGCTGGGCCTCGCCCTCGGCCCCGACGATGGCGTGTACCTGTACTTCACCACCGCCTCGGACAACCGCGTGGTCCGATTCGACCTGGACGGGGACGCGCTGACCGACCCCCAGGTGATCCTGGACGGCATCCCGTCCGATCCCAATCACAACGGTGGACGGCTGGCCTTCGGGCCTGACGGGTACCTGTACGTGACCACGGGCGATGCCCGGCAGGTCGACCTCCCGCAGGACACCGACAGCCTGGCCGGGAAGATCCTGCGGGTGACGACGACGGGAGAGCCGGCGCCGGGCAACCCGTTCGGGAATGAGGTCTGGAGCTACGGTCATCGCAATGTGCAGGGCCTCGGCTGGACCAGCGACGGCCGCATGTACGCCTCCGAGTTCGGCACCAGTGAGTTCGACGAGCTGAATCTCATCGAGCCGGGGGGCAACTACGGATGGCCGCACATCGAGGGCTGGGCGGACGAGGCCGGGTACATCGATCCCGTGGTGACCTGGCCGACCGAGGAGGCGTCGCCGTCGGGGATCGCGGTGACCGACACCGGCGTCTGGCTCGCCGGCCTGCGGGGCCAACGGCTCTGGCACGTCCCGCTCGGGCCGGACGGGGAGACGGGCGAGCCACAGGCCTTCCTGGATGTCGGGCGGCTCCGCACGGTGGTCACCGCCCCCGACGGCGGGCTCTGGGTTCTCACCTCGAACACCGACGGCCGGGGAGAGGCCGGTCCGGACGACGACCGGATCCTCCGGCTCGAGCTCTCCTGA
- a CDS encoding carboxylesterase/lipase family protein, translating to MPPTGETVRVETRSGTVRGQARPASLAFRGIPYAAAPVGALRFAAPAPHPGWDGVRDARTNGPTPSLGPVGEGYSIPEPVVAGEEILNLNVFTPGTDARLPVYVWVHGGSYVGGSPGGPWFDGASFNASGVVVVAITYRLGFEGYGDIPGAPSNRALRDMIAALEWVQENIARFGGDPRQVTLGGQSAGGGAVLALLAAPAAAGLFRAAVCHSGPLPDIDVATAARVGRELASACGVEHSVHGWREVPRPAIVAAERATGAADLVSALTNLHRMLAGVEPVTTFGPVLDGDLLPTSGAELLECDPSVPLLLGTTSHEFNLVTAPIERYLARGVGGAVLMGMGLAPRLARAYPRAFPQWSPAELLGQAVTGRVFRIPAVRVAMAREAQARGRTWMWDFRWRSPVSGRAVHCVDLPFAWGRLEAERVRRIAGPHPPDELAREMHAALVAFIAGAHAPWPAFGLDAPVGQVWDSPSWTARDPYRFERIAAEVVGYAGPATERSTTA from the coding sequence GTGCCTCCCACCGGCGAGACCGTGCGGGTCGAGACCCGCAGCGGCACGGTGCGCGGACAGGCGCGCCCCGCGTCGCTCGCGTTCCGGGGCATCCCCTATGCGGCGGCGCCCGTGGGCGCGCTCCGGTTCGCGGCGCCCGCGCCCCATCCCGGGTGGGACGGCGTGCGGGACGCTCGCACCAACGGGCCGACACCGTCCCTGGGCCCGGTGGGTGAGGGCTACTCGATCCCGGAGCCGGTGGTGGCCGGGGAGGAGATCCTCAACCTCAATGTCTTCACCCCGGGCACCGACGCCCGGTTGCCGGTGTACGTGTGGGTGCACGGCGGTAGCTACGTCGGCGGGTCGCCCGGTGGTCCCTGGTTCGACGGTGCCTCCTTCAACGCCTCGGGCGTGGTCGTGGTCGCGATCACCTACCGGCTCGGGTTCGAGGGCTACGGGGACATCCCCGGGGCGCCGTCGAACCGGGCACTGCGCGACATGATCGCGGCGCTGGAGTGGGTCCAGGAGAACATCGCGCGGTTCGGCGGCGACCCGCGGCAGGTGACGCTCGGCGGCCAGAGCGCCGGCGGTGGCGCGGTCCTGGCCCTGCTCGCCGCGCCGGCTGCTGCGGGTCTGTTCCGCGCCGCGGTCTGCCACTCGGGCCCGCTGCCCGACATCGACGTCGCCACGGCCGCGCGGGTCGGACGCGAGCTCGCGTCGGCCTGCGGGGTCGAGCACAGCGTCCACGGCTGGCGCGAGGTCCCACGGCCGGCCATCGTCGCGGCCGAACGCGCGACCGGCGCGGCTGATCTCGTCTCGGCGCTCACCAATCTGCACCGCATGCTGGCCGGGGTGGAGCCGGTCACGACCTTCGGGCCGGTCCTCGACGGCGATCTCCTCCCCACCAGCGGGGCGGAGCTGCTCGAGTGCGACCCGTCCGTTCCGCTGCTGCTCGGGACGACCAGCCATGAGTTCAACCTGGTGACCGCACCGATCGAGCGGTACCTGGCTCGCGGAGTCGGCGGCGCCGTGCTGATGGGCATGGGGCTGGCGCCGAGGCTCGCCCGTGCCTATCCACGTGCCTTCCCGCAGTGGAGCCCGGCCGAGCTCCTCGGCCAGGCCGTGACCGGCCGGGTCTTCCGCATCCCCGCGGTCCGGGTGGCGATGGCCCGGGAAGCGCAGGCCCGGGGCCGCACCTGGATGTGGGACTTCCGGTGGCGCTCGCCGGTCTCCGGGCGAGCCGTGCACTGCGTCGACCTGCCGTTCGCGTGGGGACGGCTGGAGGCCGAGCGGGTGAGGAGGATCGCCGGCCCACACCCGCCTGACGAGCTGGCCAGGGAGATGCACGCGGCGCTGGTGGCCTTCATCGCCGGCGCTCATGCCCCCTGGCCCGCGTTCGGTCTCGACGCACCGGTGGGCCAGGTCTGGGACTCCCCCTCCTGGACCGCACGGGACCCCTACCGGTTCGAACGCATCGCCGCCGAGGTGGTTGGCTACGCCGGACCCGCGACGGAGCGCAGTACGACGGCGTGA